Genomic window (Cyprinus carpio isolate SPL01 chromosome B7, ASM1834038v1, whole genome shotgun sequence):
ctttcacatttttatcaatcATACTGCATAAATACAGAGCGTTTACTCTAAAAGCGTATACTGACAGGCGTTTTACAGATCAGTACCCAAATCATGGCAAAATGTTCACAATGCAATGTGCTTCATAAGGTTGAGTGTGGACGACATAGTGCATACAGTCTGCGATATGAATGACAAATAGCCTACCACCGTAAAAACCAGTTCCAGTCCTATGCTTTGGCATTTGTCTATTGCCGTCCATGAAACAACTCCACCCCACCCCCTGCACAAAGTTTAAATCAACAATATCATACAGTGAATGTTACGCAGCAACAGGTGTGGTGGGAATACAGCCTGCTATGGcaggaaagttttttttgttgctaCAAAGTGTAGTTCAGGTTCGCATGGGGGGCAGTTTGTATATTAGCTGCACTGATAATGTTTCGCgtagctaacacacacacacattctttacAGGACTACACCTACAACAAGTCAAGTCCAAATGTGTAAAGAGATGAGCTTATCGTTTGTTTTGTACAAAAGGCACATGTATAGGCTACCGCAGCTGCCTGGCTCCTATAGAAACACTTTGAGAATGTGTCAGCGTTTATCCAGCAGACGTAAATATCACGCAAAAGTTACTTCAAAAGTCCAGCTCGCTTTGTTAGGCGCAGCTGCCCATGGCTTTGACAAATGAGCCGTCGGGTAGCTGCCTGAAGATGCCCCGTAACGTCTCCAGTTCTCGCGTGAGGTGCTCTACCCTCTTGCGCAGTCTCTCGTTATCCGCCGACAATTCGATCACTTTATGTTGCGTCTCCACATTGCGCATTTTAGCCTTGTCCCGGCTCTTGCGCACGGCTATGTTGTTGCGCTCCCTCCTCAGCCGATACTCGGTGCTGTTCTTGTCGACGTGTTTCTTGGATTTCCCTCGATCGCACATCTTCATGGAGCCCCCAGGCAGGTGGCTGTGTTGGTGATGAGGACTGGGCACGGGCGTCGGGGGAGGTGTGGGATGACCCGGCTGGAGATGCATGGTGGTTTGCGCGCAGTGCGCGATCTGGTGCTGCAGGTACGACAAATGCGGCGCGTGGTGTTGAGAGTGGTGGTATGTGGGGGGCATCGAGTGGCCGAGCTCATCTTCCTCCCGGGGCTCTTGTTTGATGGCCACGGGTCTCATTCTTGCATGGCTGTCGTAGATGGGCTCTAGTTTGGAGGAATCCATGTAGCCGTTCAGACAGCCGTACATCTGCGGGGGCCCCGGTGTGCCATTGGCGCCGTGGGGGTACTCGTAGTCTCCGCTCGCCAGCTTGAACTTTTCTTGCTTGGAGCTGTTGTGGAATAAGTCAGCCAGGAACTCGTCGTTGAAGGCTGAAGGGTCGATGTAGGCGCTGATGTCGATGGAGTTCTCGTTCTCGCAGATCTCGCTCAGGTCTCCAGTGGTGTCTTTGTAGGTATAGGCGTTTTGCTGACTCTGTACAAGGCTGGTCATCAGTGGCCGTGGGGCGACCTCGTATAAGTTAGCTTGCTCCATGGAGTATCTAAAACCCGCCAGACATGGTGAAGAGCTCCGGGAATCCAGCTTGTTCGCAGTACCGGAGAAAGCCGCGCTGGCTCCAAGTTCTCAGGACAGGCGAGCGCGCAGCCTGTAGTGGCTGTGTACTCGGCCGTAAAATGGATTTGAGTGTTAAGGCTGAAACACCACACGAGATCTCCCTTAAAATGACACTTACACCCTCAGCGTGTGAGCTTCACATCTGTCAAGTACTTTTCTGAGTGCACTTATATATGCTTTGGAGTTTGGAGGGCGGGTGTGCTCTGGGTCCTAACGCTTCTCTGCGTGATCGTTGCGCGAGGGCTCAGCGCACGCACTGATATCGACCTGGTCTTTACAACTGtcaattattattgaattataggTGAAATAGGCTATTACGCGATCGTTTCATATAACGgataaaaagttataataatatatatttttaaaatataatttcataatataatgttcttataatgttttatgtttttagaacTGCACATGAATTGTTCATTAGATTTTGAGATTGAATGGGTCTACTATTGTAGCAGCCTTTGGAGGTGGGagattaaattattgtattaaattctCGATGTAAGAGGGAAAAATTGAGCGCAGACTAAATTGGCATGAGACCTATTACAATGGAAACACGGGTACGGACGGACATTATATGTAACGgatattttatgaatgaaatacatatatatataaaaccttttgGTCTGTGGCATAAATGAGAGTAAGAACGAaagactgaacaaaaaataaaaattgttgctATTGCCTTAACACGCGCCATGGAGCCTATGCcatattaaattgttttgatgaataaatTAAGCCAGTTAAGTTCGGCTCCACattaaatctcacaaaaaaagaaagaaaacacccgccacaaatgtgtgtgtgtgtgtgtgtgtgtgtgtgtgtgtgtgtgtgtgtgtgtgtgtgtgtgtgtgtgtgtgtgtttttgtgtgtgtgtgtgtgtgtgtgtgtgtgtgtgtgtctaatgaAGAAGTGTTtttatctgtgtattttattttgtgtgtttgtctggcCACTGGTGCAGAATTGTACCATGATACCATCCATTATTTTCTAAGCACTTGGTAGAATCTTTGCGCACAACAATGAATACGACTACTCTGCCAAAACAAACAGTGTAGCACACGTCTCACCTAGTGCGAGAGAAGCTGGAGAGCACACAGCAATCTTGAGAATTGAATTAGCTGTATAGTTGGAGCGCGCGTATCGGCGCTAATCAGTGCGTGCGCAGTCTGGGAGCTCCCTCTATTGTCACAGCGAGAGCCTGGCACGTACCACAACTGAAAGATAGAGACTAGAGGCCACAAGACATGTAGCCAGCAACAGATAAGTtatacattgcatttttttccctgttttggTCTACCCTGTTTTACCATATCATATGGAGCTATGTAGTAGCTTTTCATGTCAAAAATGAATCCTCTCTTTAGGTCCAAATGTCCAGTCATTTCTAAATATTACGACATAAAAGGTggtgaaaaatacattaaataaaacgaAACCAAAGGATTCTGGAGGGCAGGATAATTTAGGGTAATTTGTGATTTTAAGTATAATGCAAGACACCCAAACTCATTTGTGCACATTTGGTGCTCTATTATAAGCAAGTCGTTAACATAACCAGATTTTATTTGGcttgatatatttaatttgtttgtggtAAACTGACAATCACAATAGAAGTATAGAAATCAGAAGTCTAAAGTGCTAGAATTGTCTCAGACTAGATGTCTTATGGCTAAAAGtgcaaaatgttaatgtaaacagAGTATTAGCAATATTAGTAAACGGTTTATAGCTCTGGCTTCTGTGAATCTTAATAGCTAATTTACTGTTTGCATATTTGTAATCACATGTAACATGTTGCATAACATAAAATGAgagttattttgtattattattatgtagtaaaataaaaattacaagtaCAAAGCTAGAATACAAAAGACAATTAGGGTTACATAAATTAATCCAAAGCAAAATGTTAGCATATAAGAATCACACCATAAAAGAGTCTTACATGCAATAGAGTTATtcatttcttaaaggggtcatatgatcattttaagtaattatgttattttgtttattttgtgtatttgtatttttttgttgggtttttgtttcaaaaaacattattttccaaatattgtacattattgtttctcctctatgtctcgtgtcgatttttacaaagctcatcagtctgaaaagcgaggtgtgctctgatttgccagctatccaatgcgttgtgactggctgaatgcctcaagtgtgtgatggaaatgttacgccccttgtcatactgtgatgccgtgtccctgtcagaacaccagcgtgacaagacaataacaataaaataacaataaaacgcATTACagatgagccatttgttgcatccagtggggatataattacggattataatgtcttatactgtgtttttacgcattgcattgcatcgcgccacgtaaacataaaaccatgtctgcatttgtgatcggagaaaggacaaacaacaagcactactctacaccagcggttctcaattccagtcctcgcgccccccagctctgcatattttgcatgtctctctttgttaacacatgCACcagattcagataatcagctcgttagaagtgagctccgagCATGAACTCTTgcttaaattcacatctcgcacacttcaatgcactttgaatagaaaatgtacatttgctttgaactggaatcatggcggaatatcctgtgatgtccacttcgcagggtaCTTACGTTCGAATAGTACAAACGTCTGAAGctataagagaaacatacaaaatgtgtgagactggaattgaaaaccgctgctacactgctcaaaactcgcatttgaatcatcagtggcaaatcctgtacatatgtaaacgtacttacagactgtgagtcagaagcgcaggcattgtagtctactctcccaggatcaggaaacagtcctccataaaatgtgctgcacacatctgaatatttgggttctgaaacagtgttgtaaattcagtttaaccactgatttctagtcgtgacctcttttggaatgccaaacaaagttttttcgctttcacaataaaacagcGTCTccactagtgatgggaagttcagaTTATTTTACTGACTCagacctttgagtctcgttcagcaaaatgaaaaaaatctgttttcaagtcatttcgttcatttaagcaaaatgtaattaaaatgttacgtgttacttccctaacacaTCTACTACTTACGCAAACTTTGAtcacaatacaaacaatacaaaactataatgctataagaaacagaaaagattcaTTCAATATTTACCTGGGTTTTTAGCCTATGATTAGTTtacctcacctcttatctgacaagtctttgGGTTTGAGTCATCGTTCATCAAGTGACAGCCCCATACGCTAAACCTATGctgtctgagccggaaagagaattgattagttaatCTTTCGAGTCCTTCTTTTGTCACGTGATGTGACAGCGttggatagagaaattaatttcCTTACAAACGGGTGATCATAACATGATGTATAATaacatcattattttaattattatttactcttacagttacttgatgcgtttctggtctcaaattgtagctttttatttcttacagtttataaatgtgtgaatttctgtcatgataattcttttccataacactgaatgtggtaacaaaggtaataaagagttagttattattattaagtctctttccggctcagacagCACAGGTTTAGCTTATggctaattattgtgatccaagaTTTGCCTTgcatttcaggtgaaggataatccacttcttatCTCCGAGACTGTGTTacgatctatatgaccttattatttttattgtgagtattaggcgtataattattgctgatcactgttgttgtgctatgatattgtaatatttaacattatataatcagaggggtatagaaaagtttatgaaagtatCACTCcataatacaatagcaaaatatatacatatgtatagtatttttatgttacatttatcaGTATTTAGCATACattcctaaggaaaggatatggaccagaaaactttgcaattactaaatgatacttagacagacttaaagaagttccagatctacacttgtgctcttattattttagttattttgcttttaatgtaaataaacatgtgcaaacaatatacttgatcttgtgaatttattttgatgttaattacgtgcgagctgtctctttaataccgcgtggttaATACACATGTcgctgctgattgggctgacatgTTTGACatacccaccaaacaagagaaaacacaaCCCAGaccccgttgcacaccgtttccaggaaacatgtcgttcaaaccggAAACCGTAGCAATAGATGCACACCGGTTGGAGCTTGAACTTGGTCCCAAAGACTCAAGAGATCAAATAATTGATTCTCTTTCTGGTtcagactgcattggttaagtatggggctgtcacgtgatgaaggaaCGACTCGAAAAACCCGAAGACGCGAAACAGGTGAACTAATTTCAGTAGGCTACAGAACCCATTGGAAGTTGCACATGcgcgactgaacgaatcactccccgagGCAACTGCTTcgtcccgagtcacattaaagattcgttgAAAATTAACAAATCGTTCgagaacgacccatcactagtctccacaacatggcaccggcggcaacagagagaatcaaaagttacaccttctttctttgcgtgaacatttgggtggcgtcatgcaaatattcccacatggtgagacatgtggggcgtgtttaaatgaggcgctttaggagggcgtggacaagtcttaacttttataaagaatatctctttgggtttgagactttagtctttgcaacttaacaggtcttctttatgcaccaagagcttgtaacactccaaagagaaaggaaaacttgaaatt
Coding sequences:
- the LOC109093469 gene encoding CCAAT/enhancer-binding protein alpha-like, which produces MEQANLYEVAPRPLMTSLVQSQQNAYTYKDTTGDLSEICENENSIDISAYIDPSAFNDEFLADLFHNSSKQEKFKLASGDYEYPHGANGTPGPPQMYGCLNGYMDSSKLEPIYDSHARMRPVAIKQEPREEDELGHSMPPTYHHSQHHAPHLSYLQHQIAHCAQTTMHLQPGHPTPPPTPVPSPHHQHSHLPGGSMKMCDRGKSKKHVDKNSTEYRLRRERNNIAVRKSRDKAKMRNVETQHKVIELSADNERLRKRVEHLTRELETLRGIFRQLPDGSFVKAMGSCA